From Saccharomyces paradoxus chromosome III, complete sequence, a single genomic window includes:
- the BUD5 gene encoding Ras family guanine nucleotide exchange factor BUD5 (GTP/GDP exchange factor for Rsr1p (Bud1p)~similar to YCR038C), with translation MFVLIDNVLAYLLEQDDLFVTARFAIQGQIVSRRVNKIHISNITDVLLQQFISHTQPYNDNIIPKKTLDSMRTAVRQLLEATACVSRECPLVKRSQDIKRARKRLLSDWYRLGADANMDAVLLVVNSAWRFLAVWRPFVNSIQHATQELYQKIAHYLLYGNVDIQRVTALIQLVMGEDHLLFSMDEVLQEVIRIHLYLDKMLPHDTHKKWQKPSPFDSANLLLNFRDWTTDKALLQELLLSYPTNNHKHKNLSVPRLIQIWLESYWQESEDTLNNILHFWYCHLATNYEYQDLFADVVQLFINKKSTRQLKVHNIGLTDQVKEETNPPIDYTNLFVEYKIDKTNANDELCRATDLDDLIFQWKQGKPLEVDAFALNVSPWSLAKTLTLLESSLYLNIETIEFTRYFRHNDTTIDSVFTLSNQLSSYVLETTLQHTHTISYWLQVALSCLYLRNLNSLASIITSLQNHSIERLSLPVDPKSDHLFQRLKVVVHPNNNYNVYRSTIKHISHSQLPCVPFTSLLIRDITFIRDGNDTFAKDGNHVNMQKFNQITKIIAFAQYLQQKQYDDIHCSNTIARSLLGAMIKVHSLYKDNKDRAYQVSIAKVPRLT, from the coding sequence ATGTTTGTACTGATAGATAATGTCCTCGCCTACCTTCTTGAACAAGACGATCTATTTGTAACCGCACGCTTCGCTATCCAGGGCCAAATCGTCTCAAGAAGAGTTAACAAAATACATATTTCCAACATCACTGATGTCCTCCTACAACAGTTCATAAGTCACACACAGCCTTATAATGACAATATCAtcccaaaaaaaactctCGACAGCATGAGAACCGCCGTACGGCAGTTGCTGGAAGCAACTGCCTGTGTCTCTAGAGAATGCCCCCTCGTGAAAAGAAGCCAGGACATAAAAAGAGCAAGAAAACGTCTACTCAGTGACTGGTATAGGCTCGGCGCTGACGCAAATATGGATGCCGTATTGCTAGTAGTTAACTCCGCCTGGAGGTTTCTGGCGGTCTGGCGACCCTTTGTAAACTCAATTCAACACGCAACTCAAGAATTGTATCAAAAAATCGCCCATTACCTTCTTTATGGCAATGTCGATATACAAAGGGTCACAGCACTAATACAGCTCGTAATGGGAGAGGACCATTTACTTTTTAGTATGGATGAAGTCCTACAAGAGGTCATCAGAATACACCTCTATTTGGATAAGATGCTCCCGCACGACACACacaaaaaatggcaaaagCCATCCCCCTTTGACTCCGCAAACTTACTACTTAACTTCAGAGACTGGACAACTGACAAGGCTCTCCTCCAAGAGTTGCTACTCTCCTATCCCACAAATAATCACAAACACAAAAATCTCTCCGTCCCTCGTCTAATTCAAATTTGGTTAGAGTCCTACTGGCAAGAAAGTGAGGACACGTTAAACAATATCCTTCATTTCTGGTACTGCCACTTGGCTACGAATTATGAATACCAGGACCTTTTTGCAGACGTCGTTCAACTGtttataaacaaaaaaagtactAGACAATTAAAGGTGCATAACATCGGTTTAACTGATCAAGTAAAGGAAGAAACCAACCCCCCCATAGACTACACAAATTTATTTGTTGAATACAAGATAGATAAAACGAATGCAAACGACGAATTATGTCGTGCAACCGACCTCGATGATTTGATCTTTCAATGGAAACAAGGCAAACCGCTAGAAGTAGACGCCTTCGCTCTTAACGTATCTCCATGGTCACTTGCAAAGACATTGACCCTCTTAGAATCTTCTCTTTACTTGAATATTGAAACAATAGAGTTTACAAGATATTTCAGACACAATGATACAACAATTGACTCTGTGTTTACGCTTTCAAACCAGTTATCATCCTACGTTCTTGAGACAACTTTGCAGCACACACACACCATTTCCTACTGGTTACAAGTCGCATTGTCTTGTCTATACTTGCGGAACTTAAACTCACTTGCTTCAATCATCACATCGTTGCAAAATCATTCGATAGAAAGACTCTCTCTTCCGGTGGATCCTAAATCAGATCACCTTTTTCAGCGCCTGAAAGTCGTTGTACATCCCAACAACAACTATAACGTTTATAGAAGCACAATTAAACATATTTCCCACAGTCAACTACCTTGTGTGCCGTTTACATCGCTACTTATCAGAGACATTACATTCATAAGAGACGGAAACGATACATTCGCTAAAGACGGAAATCACGTAAACATGCAGAAATTCAACCAAATTACAAAGATAATAGCTTTTGCACAATATTTACAACAAAAACAGTATGACGATATACACTGTTCAAATACTATTGCTAGGAGCCTATTAGGTGCCATGATAAAAGTGCATAGTTTATATAAAGACAACAAAGACAGGGCCTATCAAGTCAGTATAGCCAAAGTTCCAAGACTTACATAA
- the MATALPHA2 gene encoding homeodomain mating type protein alpha2 (Homeobox-domain protein~similar to YCR039C) produces the protein MNKIPIKDLLNPQITDEFKSSILDINKKLFSICCNLPKLPESVTTEEEVELRDILGFLSRANKNRKISDEEKKLLQTTSQLTTTITVLLKEMRSIENDRSNYQLTQKNKSADGLVFNVVTQDMINKSTKPYRGHRFTKENVRILESWFAKNIENPYLDTKGLENLMKNTSLSRIQIKNWVSNRRRKEKTITIAPELADLLSGEPLAKKKE, from the coding sequence ATGAATAAGATACCCATTAAAGACCTTTTAAATCCACAAATCACAGATGAGTTTAAATCGAGTATACTAGacataaataaaaagctCTTTTCTATTTGCTGTAATTTACCTAAGTTACCAGAGAGTGTAacaacagaagaagaagttgaattAAGGGATATATTAGGATTCTTATCTAGGGCCAACAAAAACCGTAAGATTAGTGATGAGGAGAAGAAGTTGTTGCAAACAACATCTCAACTCACTACTACCATTACTGTATTACTCAAAGAAATGCGCAGCATAGAAAACGATAGAAGTAATTATCAACTTACacagaaaaataaatcgGCGGATGGGTTGGTATTTAATGTGGTAACTCAAGATATGATAAACAAAAGTACTAAACCTTACAGAGGACACCGGtttacaaaagaaaatgtccGAATACTAGAAAGTTGGTTTGCAAAGAACATCGAGAACCCATATCTAGATACCAAGGGCCTAGAGAAtctaatgaagaatacCAGTTTATCTCGCattcaaatcaaaaactGGGTTTCgaatagaagaagaaaagaaaaaacaataacaatcGCTCCAGAATTAGCGGACCTCTTGAGCGGTGAGCCTCtggcaaagaagaaagaatga
- the MATALPHA1 gene encoding transcriptional co-activator mating type protein alpha (Transcriptional co-activator that regulates mating-type-specific genes~similar to YCR040W): protein MDDVWVLFGMQFIASNVEKLYHFKMFTSKPAFRIKNKTSKSYRNTAVSKKLKDKPIINHVKPSCFNVIRPLKKDIQIPVPSSRF from the exons ATGGATGATGTTTGGGTTTTGTTTGGGATGCAATTTATTGCTTCCAATGTAGAAAA ACTGTATCATTTCAAGATGTTCACTTCTAAACCTGCTTTCAGaatcaagaataaaacCTCCAAATCATATAGAAACACAgcagtttcaaaaaagctGAAAGACAAACCTATAATTAATCATGTGAAGCCAAGCTGCTTCAATGTTATTCGACCACTCAAGAAGGATATTCAAATTCCTGTACCTTCGTCTcgattttaa
- the TAF2 gene encoding transcription initiation factor TFIID subunit TAF2 (TFIID subunit (150 kDa)~similar to YCR042C) produces MSFSKNATPRAIASESSTLHEMKFRNFRVAHEKISLDVDLATHCITGSATIIIIPLIQNLEYVTFDCKEMTIKDVLVENRRCDQFIHDDPFQTKLNGLVSQNVLYTDNSIEQSHFLRSKFGGLNEYPESASKSQLTIKIPSSIKISLEDANALSNYTPITPSIKTTPGFQESVFTPITLQIEYEIRNPKSGIKFDTVYADKPWLWNVYTSNGEICSSASYWVPCVDLLDEKSTWEIEFSIPKLVKNIGTSKLIGQNGEQGEKEKENTPEDDEEEGEKPARGIKEEEDKDINLKNSEESKNNKSEEVQDEEEEEEGESDEEEEERRNIEESSNPSLRDVVVCCSEYSNIKELPHPIDLTKKKCIFQIINPVAPHHIGWAIGAFNSWSLPLISPPSVGAEDELEEDKLRESVIDNVNDPMDDDLNSDIIPIQIFTLPTQEIDEATVINSTVVCQKIIDFYSKEFGSYPFTCYSIVFLPTAPSNHMDFAALGICNTRLLYPLEVIDKIFSTTNDFAWALANQWSCVNITPLDMNDYWCCLGIAGYMVLQVTKKLMGNNAYRYQLKCNSEAIVEQDFEKPPIGSTFTGNSRPISWSSEDLSFIQLKAPMILHILDRRMTKTERSFGMSRVLPKIFLQAMSGDLPNNSLTSSHFQHVCERVNKSKLENFFNEWVYGSGVPILRVTQRFNRKRMVIELGIRQVQDEELGHGKVVGEQGFFKSALDRLEHPNLNRTECFTGSMTIRIHEHDGTPYEHIVEIKDTFTKIDIQYNTKYRRLRKRGGGANEENGPENSNEEKPTVVDVNCLGNVYMSPEECSRFHLTEFNRTSESNELLKQNEAFEWIRIDSDLEWICKMHINQPDYMFSSQLRQDGDIDAQLEAIRYYEDVVVNGSSKSLVYSSILFRTAMDERYYFGIRLAACEALSRNIYDPTFTGGVKHLIQIFQILFCLEGSNIPKSNIFDNSTLYFLQRSIPKYLVKVRNENGKCPKLVKEFLLDILIYNENGENKYSDNAYVCGLIENVVEVAVNDSKDVAYVDKVKTQLFRYENLVNWLSSYESLIKTSIMFAKYKLHKVGAYEFSELLEMIFDTLSLGNNNADVARESFQNEYLMVLKIMLLEGGLKNKEALVLFTEILCFHEDSYIRDKSIDVLAGCVNVDVMDGSLDTISDDVKSSVQLVHSEVENIKSEDDIELFLSGHYVDDMKIKREKIGRQNINGLIQICRDMFKGYAPLKILLWDVLKLPILSLYQRKQIHDLVRVMYTLTNSFVVKLETPRERRLVAKMNGNGEDRLDIVIKRESILKVHIKKEVTSINEAPKKVNKIKISLKGDKPVRKVEKPISKPKVTNKQRKVKSHVNRMGSLPLRFVKIQQEPRGTVSLSSVPYSQFVQITKVTSRSFMVKIKTKPQAKNYYASLFTSQ; encoded by the coding sequence ATGTCCTTTTCTAAAAACGCTACTCCCAGGGCCATTGCTAGTGAATCAAGCACTTTACATGAGATgaaatttagaaattttAGAGTTGCTCATGAAAAAATCTCGTTGGATGTAGATTTGGCTACTCACTGCATTACTGGTAGCGCCACTATAATTATCATTCCGTTAATTCAAAACCTAGAATATGTGACTTTTGATTGTAAGGAGATGACTATCAAAGATGTTCTGGTTGAAAATCGTCGATGTGATCAATTTATTCACGATGACCCATTTCaaacaaaattgaatgGATTGGTCTCACAAAATGTATTATACACCGACAATTCCATCGAACAGTCGCACTTTTTGAGGTCTAAATTTGGTGGTTTAAATGAATACCCGGAATCGGCCTCTAAATCCCAGTTGACTATAAAAATACCTTCCTCTATTAAAATATCTCTAGAAGACGCTAATGCATTAAGTAATTACACTCCAATTACTCCTTCGATTAAGACTACTCCAGGGTTCCAAGAATCTGTTTTCACTCCAATCACACTGCAAATCGAATATGAGATCAGAAACCCAAAGTCAGGTATTAAATTCGATACTGTGTATGCTGATAAACCATGGTTGTGGAACGTTTACACTTCGAATGGTGAGATTTGTAGTTCCGCATCGTATTGGGTCCCATGTGTTGATTTGCTCGATGAAAAATCTACATGGGAGATAGAATTTAGCATACCGAAATTGGTTAAAAACATAGGGACTTCCAAATTAATTGGGCAAAATGGCGAACAGggtgaaaaggaaaaagagaatACGCCtgaggatgatgaagaagaaggagagAAGCCTGCAAGAGGtattaaagaagaggaggatAAGGatataaatttgaaaaatagcgaagaaagcaaaaataataaaagtgAAGAAGtacaagatgaagaagaagaggaagaaggtGAAAgtgacgaagaagaagaggaaagacgaaatattgaagaaagcAGTAATCCGAGCTTGAGGGATGTGGTAGTGTGTTGTTCAGAATATTCCAATATTAAAGAACTCCCCCATCCGATTGATTtgacgaaaaagaaatgtatATTTCAGATAATAAATCCTGTTGCACCTCATCACATTGGGTGGGCTATCGGCGCCTTTAATTCGTGGTCTTTACCATTGATTTCACCTCCAAGCGTCGGTGCTGAAGACGAACTAGAGGAGGATAAGTTGAGAGAGAGTGTTATCGACAATGTTAATGATCCTATGGATGATGACCTTAATTCGGATATCATACCCATTCAGATTTTCACCCTTCCAACGCAGGAAATTGATGAAGCGACAGTAATAAATTCCACCGTCGTTTGccaaaaaattatagaTTTTTATTCGAAAGAATTTGGTTCGTATCCTTTTACGTGTTACTCTATAGTGTTCTTACCAACAGCTCCCTCTAATCATATGGATTTTGCAGCACTAGGTATTTGTAATACTAGATTGCTTTACCCTCTAGAAgttattgataaaatatTCAGTACCACGAATGATTTTGCATGGGCACTTGCTAACCAATGGTCATGTGTTAATATTACGCCTTTAGATATGAACGACTATTGGTGTTGTCTTGGTATTGCCGGTTATATGGTCTTACAAGTAACCAAGAAGTTAATGGGTAATAATGCTTACAGATATCAATTAAAGTGCAATAGCGAGGCAATTGTGGAACAAGACTTTGAAAAACCTCCTATCGGGAGCACTTTTACAGGTAATTCTAGGCCAATATCTTGGTCCTCTGAagatctttcttttattcaATTAAAAGCACCTATGATATTGCACATTCTTGACAGAAGGATGACGAAAACTGAGAGATCTTTTGGTATGTCTCGTGTCCTAcctaaaatttttcttcaagcTATGTCTGGTGATTTGCCCAACAATTCGTTGACATCATCACATTTTCAACATGTTTGTGAAAGAGTGAACAAAAGCAAACTagaaaatttctttaacgAATGGGTATATGGGTCTGGTGTACCCATATTACGCGTTACGCAAAGATTCAATAGGAAAAGGATGGTTATAGAATTGGGCATAAGGCAAGTCCAAGATGAAGAACTAGGCCATGGAAAAGTAGTGGGCGAGCAaggatttttcaaaagtgcATTGGACAGGTTAGAACATCCAAATTTGAATCGAACTGAATGCTTTACGGGCTCTATGACTATAAGGATCCATGAACATGATGGTACTCCGTATGAGCATATTGTAGAAATCAAAGATACATTCACAAAAATAGACATTCAATACAATACCAAGTACAGAAGactaagaaaaagaggTGGTGGTGCGAATGAAGAGAATGGTCCCGAAAACAGCAACGAAGAGAAACCTACCGTTGTGGATGTGAATTGTCTTGGAAATGTATACATGTCACCTGAAGAGTGTTCCCGATTTCATTTGACGGAATTTAATCGCACTTCCGAAAGTAATGAATTGCTTAAACAAAATGAAGCATTTGAGTGGATTCGCATAGACTCCGATCTTGAATGGATTTGTAAAATGCACATTAATCAGCCTGATTATATGTTTTCTTCTCAGTTAAGGCAAGATGGTGACATAGACGCGCAACTAGAAGCAATCCGTTATTATGAGGACGTTGTTGTTAATGGCAGTTCCAAATCACTTGTTTACTCAAGTATTTTGTTTAGAACCGCAATGGACGAACGGTACTATTTCGGCATAAGGCTCGCGGCGTGCGAAGCGCTTAGTAGAAACATATATGATCCAACTTTTACTGGCGGTGTAAAACATttaattcaaattttccagattttattttgccTCGAAGGTTCAAATATCCCAAAAAGTAATATTTTCGATAATTCTACgttgtattttttacaGCGTAGTATACCAAAATATTTGGTTAAAGtgagaaatgaaaatggtaaatGTCCGAAATTGGTAAAGGAGTTTCTGTTGGATATTCTTATTTATAATGAGAATGGTGAAAATAAGTACAGTGACAATGCTTATGTTTGTGGGCTGATTGAAAACGTTGTTGAAGTGGCCGTAAATGATTCCAAAGATGTAGCATATGTGGATAAGGTGAAGACGCAGTTATTCAGGTACGAAAATTTGGTGAATTGGCTTTCATCATATGAGTCTTTGATTAAGACTTCTATCATGTTTGCTAAGTACAAGTTACATAAGGTGGGCGCGTATGAATTTAGCGAATTGCTTGAAATGATATTTGACACATTATCATTGGGTAACAATAACGCTGATGTTGCGAGGGAGAGCTTTCAGAATGAATATTTAATGGTATTGAAAATCATGCTTTTGGAAGGGGGTTTAAAAAACAAGGAAGCCCTTGTTTTGTTTACTGAAATATTGTGTTTTCATGAGGATTCATATATTAGGGATAAGAGTATTGATGTGCTTGCTGGTTGTGTAAATGTAGACGTTATGGATGGAAGTCTGGATACAATAAGTGACGATGTTAAGTCCTCCGTCCAACTAGTGCATAGTGAGgttgaaaatataaaaagtgaagatgatattgaGCTATTTTTAAGTGGTCATTACGTCGATgatatgaaaataaaaagagaaaagattGGCCGCCAAAATATTAATGGTTTAATACAAATTTGTCGAGATATGTTTAAAGGGTATGCCCCTTTAAAGATATTGCTCTGGGATGTTTTGAAGTTACCCATTCTTAGCTTGTATCAGAGGAAGCAGATACATGACTTGGTTAGGGTGATGTATACCCTAACCAACAGTTTTGTAGTTAAATTAGAAACACCAAGGGAGAGAAGACTTGTGGCGAAAATGAATGGTAATGGAGAAGATAGACTGGATATTGTCATTAAGCGTGAAAGCATACTGAAAGTGCACATCAAGAAAGAGGTAACGTCTATTAATGAAGCGCCAAAGAAAGTGAATAAGATAAAGATAAGCCTGAAAGGTGATAAACCTGTGAGGAAAGTAGAGAAACCAATAAGTAAACCGAAGGtaacaaataaacaaagGAAAGTAAAAAGCCACGTAAACCGTATGGGTAGTTTACCATTACGGTTTGTTAAGATTCAACAAGAACCTAGAGGGACGGTGTCTTTGTCCTCCGTCCCATATAGCCAATTCGTTCAAATTACAAAAGTCACATCAAGGTCATTTATGGTTAAGATAAAAACAAAGCCTCAAGCTAAGAATTATTATGCTAGTTTGTTTACATCCCAATAA
- a CDS encoding uncharacterized protein (similar to YCR043C), which produces MIPAPLDASLLREHAFQGTNDLSTVLSPSTFTDEGGYKPVLKYGLGYFNYGLVIDDEVYDYSVCDIIRGHVYDHFLCYFCCFMILFTIWLISLNWCPSSKKSKFDWSKKKDDFKMEGGDLEYQHVKI; this is translated from the coding sequence ATGATCCCAGCTCCACTTGATGCTTCCTTATTGAGAGAACATGCGTTCCAGGGAACTAATGATCTAAGTACCGTTTTGAGTCCAAGTACGTTTACCGATGAAGGTGGATACAAACCCGTATTGAAGTATGGACTGGGTTATTTCAATTACGGACTCGTTATTGACGACGAAGTATACGATTATTCAGTGTGTGATATTATCAGGGGACACGTTTATGATCATTTTTTGTGTTATTTCTGTTGCTTCATGATATTGTTTACCATCTGGCTAATAAGTTTAAACTGGTGCCCCAGCAGCAAGAAAAGCAAGTTTGATTGgagcaagaagaaggaCGACTTCAAGATGGAAGGAGGTGATTTGGAGTACCAACACGTAAAGATTTAG
- the PER1 gene encoding Per1p (Protein of the endoplasmic reticulum~similar to YCR044C) translates to MRLAVLVTILVHCFLGACSPGDNLDEFIDCTYACEYNRRCSNSQINYIDPETNMFHDIEFFDTPNLYSKFLFWDCISDCDYQCQHIITRWRIDEQEEIYQFHGKWPFLRLLGTQEFFSTIFSIGNFIPHYKAFVKFSRMLSEDGNKRRKHSRSILIWNYLYVTVAGMLAWTASSVFHCRDLIITEKLDYFFAGATVLTGFHAIFARMTSMFLYPKIAQAFTASVAMIFGLHILRLYVDWSYTYNMRFNIFFGVLQYILLIMLSCQNYYALQKQKQMGEFKKTPYSSIKGQIFKLCITPIILVVVTTMAMSLELFDFFSYEWQIDAHAIWHLCTIWPSWVLYDFFLEDYAYWGNRQL, encoded by the coding sequence ATGAGGTTAGCTGTGCTTGTGACCATACTTGTTCACTGCTTCCTAGGGGCATGCTCTCCAGGGGATAATTTAGACGAGTTTATAGACTGTACGTATGCGTGCGAATACAATAGAAGATGTTCGAATTCCCAGATAAACTACATTGACCCAGAAACCAACATGTTCCATGATATTGAGTTTTTCGACACGCCAAATTTGTATTCTAAGTTCTTGTTCTGGGATTGTATTTCTGATTGCGATTACCAGTGCCAGCACATTATCACACGCTGGAGAATTGACGAACAGGAAGAAATTTACCAATTCCATGGAAAGTGGCCATTTCTGAGGTTATTGGGTACCcaggaatttttttcaacgatATTTAGCATAGGTAACTTCATCCCGCATTACAAGGCATTCGTAAAGTTTTCTAGGATGCTAAGCGAAGATGGCAACAAGAGGAGAAAACACAGCAGAAGTATATTGATTTGGAACTATCTTTACGTTACTGTTGCGGGAATGTTGGCCTGGACGGCAAGTTCGGTTTTCCATTGTCGTGATTTGATCATAACGGAGAAACTAGATTACTTCTTCGCCGGTGCGACTGTCTTGACAGGGTTTCATGCAATATTCGCAAGAATGACTTCTATGTTCTTGTATCCCAAGATCGCACAAGCCTTCACTGCGTCAGTTGCGATGATCTTTGGCCTGCACATCCTGAGGCTATATGTTGACTGGTCGTACACATATAATATGAGATTCAACATCTTTTTTGGTGTTTTAcaatatattttattgataatgttATCATGCCAAAACTACTATGCTCTACAAAAGCAAAAGCAAATGGGCGAATTCAAGAAAACCCCGTATTCGAGCATCAAGGGACAGATCTTCAAACTGTGTATTACTCCAATCATTCTTGTGGTTGTAACCACGATGGCCATGTCATTGGAACTGTTTGACTTCTTTAGTTACGAATGGCAGATTGATGCCCATGCCATATGGCATCTGTGCACAATATGGCCCTCCTGGGTTCTATACGACTTTTTCCTCGAGGATTATGCCTATTGGGGCAATAGACAATTGTAG
- the RRT12 gene encoding Rrt12p (Probable subtilisin-family protease~similar to YCR045C), which produces MKLQCILISLLVNLAYAEEYLVRFKNPTAFQQFTSNSNRSWRQFIDNKIEKKFSIGSFRGVTMNLSKNLVNKLKKSPLVADIVPNFRFEAFEGDGAYSVESSYTFNTTAKYSYEDIDEEQNITFQPDAPRHLARISRHYQLPFDVGDKNRYKSWFNYYYEDDYQGQDVNAYIMDTGIFADHPEFEDRVIQGIDLTKEGFGDQNGHGTHVAGLVGSKTYGAAKRVNLVEVKVLGKDGSGEASNVLSGLEFIVEHCAKVSRPQGKKCVANLSLGSFRSPIINMAVEGAIEEGIVFVAAAGNFNLDAYWASPASAENVITVGAFDDHIDTIAKFSNWGPCVNIFAPGVEIESLSHQNYNDTLILSGTSMSTPIVTGVAAVLLSKGIEPEMIAQEIEYLSTRNVFHRRTLFFKPSTPNQILYNGVDKLDDPYDDETFPRLNIEAIAKELEEYNATLQTPMSENLQSGSKLWGWNNDVTLPLGEIRLKRRDFMKNF; this is translated from the coding sequence ATGAAGCTACAGTGCATACTCATCTCTTTGCTGGTCAACCTCGCATACGCAGAAGAATATTTGGTGAGATTCAAAAATCCTACAGCGTTCCAGCAATTCACATCAAATTCCAACAGGTCATGGAGACAGTTCATTGACAACAAAATTGAGAAGAAATTCTCCATTGGTTCCTTCCGCGGTGTGACCATGAACCTGTCCAAAAACTTAGTTAACAagctaaaaaaaagccCTCTAGTCGCTGATATCGTGCCCAATTTCAGGTTCGAAGCTTTTGAAGGAGATGGCGCATATAGTGTCGAGTCGAGCTATACGTTCAACACTACTGCCAAATATTCGTACGAAGACATCGACGAAGAGCAAAACATAACGTTTCAACCAGATGCACCCCGTCACTTGGCCCGGATTTCCCGCCACTATCAACTCCCCTTCGACGTCGGAGACAAGAACCGCTACAAAAGCTGGTTCAATTACTACTATGAAGACGACTATCAAGGCCAGGACGTCAATGCCTATATTATGGACACGGGCATCTTCGCGGACCATCCGGAATTCGAAGACAGAGTCATCCAAGGAATTGACTTGACCAAAGAAGGGTTCGGTGACCAGAATGGCCATGGGACGCATGTGGCGGGACTCGTCGGTTCCAAGACGTATGGGGCGGCCAAGAGGGTCAACCTCGTAGAGGTGAAAGTCCTGGGCAAAGACGGGTCTGGGGAGGCCAGCAATGTTCTGAGTGGACTGGAATTCATCGTGGAGCATTGCGCAAAGGTCAGTCGCCCACAGGGCAAAAAATGCGTGGCCAATCTAAGTTTAGGGAGTTTTAGGAGCCCCATAATCAATATGGCTGTTGAGGGAGCCATTGAAGAAGGCATTGTTTTTGTTGCCGCCGCGGGCAACTTTAATTTAGATGCCTACTGGGCCTCGCCTGCATCCGCGGAGAACGTTATCACTGTGGGGGCCTTTGATGACCATATTGACACAATTGCCAAGTTCAGCAATTGGGGCCCTTGCGTAAACATCTTCGCACCTGGTGTGGAAATTGAATCGCTATCTCATCAGAATTACAACGACACTTTGATTTTGTCGGGTACCTCCATGTCGACGCCCATTGTCACCGGTGTTGCAGCAGTACTACTCTCAAAAGGGATCGAGCCTGAAATGATAGCACAGGAGATTGAGTATTTGTCTACACGTAATGTTTTCCATAGAAGAACGTTGTTTTTCAAGCCTTCTACGCCAAATCAGATTCTTTACAACGGTGTAGATAAACTGGACGATCCATATGACGATGAAACGTTCCCTCGATTGAACATAGAGGCAATTGCTAAGGAATTGGAAGAGTATAATGCCACTTTGCAAACTCCTATGTCTGAGAATCTTCAATCCGGTTCAAAACTATGGGGTTGGAATAACGATGTCACTCTGCCTCTTGGTGAAATTCGGTTGAAAAGACGTgattttatgaaaaatttctag